In Halorubrum sp. PV6, a single window of DNA contains:
- a CDS encoding PUA domain-containing protein, whose amino-acid sequence MSDVAAFADLRTGADYQFGAGAGDALFPPDETLTLRRSSGGRPRQVIVGDVDDDPGSPEGDRLVSYGTDGRFTLGVAGGRRLRGAFPAPHHRMVVGEESEPFVREGRNAFAKFVTAADDGIRPGDEVLVVDEDDALFAVGRAELSGAEAEQFASGVAVKVRNGAGSD is encoded by the coding sequence ATGAGCGACGTAGCGGCCTTCGCGGACCTGCGGACCGGCGCCGACTACCAGTTCGGTGCGGGCGCGGGCGACGCGCTGTTTCCCCCGGACGAGACGCTGACGCTGCGGCGGTCGAGCGGCGGCCGCCCCCGACAGGTGATCGTCGGCGACGTGGACGACGACCCCGGCAGCCCGGAGGGCGACCGTCTCGTCTCCTACGGAACCGACGGGCGATTCACCCTCGGGGTCGCCGGCGGGCGCCGGCTCCGCGGGGCCTTTCCGGCCCCGCACCACCGAATGGTCGTCGGCGAGGAGAGCGAACCGTTCGTCCGCGAGGGGCGCAACGCGTTCGCGAAGTTCGTCACCGCGGCCGACGACGGGATCCGCCCCGGCGACGAGGTGCTCGTCGTCGACGAGGACGACGCGCTGTTCGCGGTCGGGCGGGCCGAACTCTCCGGCGCCGAGGCCGAGCAGTTCGCGAGCGGCGTCGCGGTCAAGGTGCGGAACGGCGCCGGAAGCGACTGA
- a CDS encoding 2,3,4,5-tetrahydropyridine-2,6-dicarboxylate N-succinyltransferase, translating to MTLEADVSDLWDRYQEGLTTADATDADAAVIDEFLAALEAGEVRAAEKTGDDVTSWEANEWVKRGILLNFGLRETEPREYGGVTYHDVLSLRDTADLGERGTRNTPDGTAIRRGAYLGSDCIMMSPSFVNMGAYVGDGTLVDSCDTVGSCAQLGENVKLGANTLIGGVLEPVEDAPVVIEDGVSLGAGCRVTSGFRVGEHSIVGENTLLTPRIPVYDLVEEDVIYGHLPAERRAFTRMVESSVGDHELFDGGAYKPAVVATHVEEETLEATQREDALRE from the coding sequence ATGACACTCGAAGCCGACGTCTCCGATCTGTGGGACCGCTACCAGGAGGGACTGACGACCGCGGACGCGACCGACGCGGACGCAGCCGTGATCGACGAGTTCCTCGCCGCGCTGGAGGCCGGCGAGGTCCGCGCCGCCGAGAAGACCGGCGACGACGTGACCTCGTGGGAGGCCAACGAGTGGGTCAAACGAGGCATCCTGCTCAACTTCGGCCTGCGCGAGACCGAGCCGCGCGAGTACGGCGGCGTCACCTATCACGACGTGCTCTCCCTGCGTGACACCGCCGACCTCGGCGAGCGCGGCACCCGAAACACGCCGGACGGCACGGCGATCCGTCGCGGGGCGTACCTCGGCAGCGACTGTATCATGATGAGCCCCTCGTTCGTCAACATGGGCGCGTACGTCGGCGACGGCACCCTCGTCGACTCCTGTGACACGGTCGGCTCCTGTGCGCAACTCGGCGAGAACGTCAAACTCGGCGCCAACACGCTGATCGGCGGGGTCCTCGAACCGGTCGAGGACGCGCCGGTCGTGATCGAAGACGGCGTCTCGCTCGGCGCGGGCTGCCGAGTCACTTCGGGGTTCCGGGTCGGCGAGCACTCCATCGTCGGCGAGAACACGCTCCTCACCCCGCGAATTCCCGTCTACGATCTCGTCGAGGAGGACGTCATCTACGGCCACCTGCCCGCCGAGCGCCGCGCGTTCACCCGGATGGTCGAGTCGTCCGTCGGGGACCACGAGCTGTTCGACGGCGGCGCGTACAAGCCCGCGGTCGTCGCCACCCACGTCGAGGAGGAGACGCTGGAGGCGACACAGCGCGAGGACGCGCTCCGGGAATGA
- a CDS encoding M20/M25/M40 family metallo-hydrolase has translation MSDPAFDPVSFLETAVQTPSHESVDAMRQFVVETLDRFGADAEVVAGGCLLAEKRSPAPADGPHLVFNTHLDTVTPHVPFERGAATDDERGADGAETEVIRGRGACDAKGPLAALLAGFLAADPDVGRLTLALTPDEEALSLGAAELTGRLPDTADRLDADLFLVGEPTGLDVCTAAKGRFQGTVELSGTAAHAAEFAGANAVAAAEGALGAIRAFDDGADEHPQLGPPKLTPTVIEGGGATNQVPAGCAITVDRRSVPPESAEGFRSALAAAVRESTPAAVGVDVALTDRASPFFEAFSTDPDHDLVGAVAEAARTAGQSAGLPADRGAGVRPFGAATEASYFAPTPTVVFGPGDLADDAGAVAHAEREYVRVSEVEAAAETVSRAVSALLAAGR, from the coding sequence ATGAGCGACCCGGCGTTCGACCCGGTGTCGTTCCTCGAAACGGCGGTACAGACCCCGTCCCACGAGTCGGTCGACGCCATGCGGCAGTTCGTCGTCGAGACGCTCGACCGGTTCGGGGCCGACGCCGAGGTCGTCGCCGGCGGCTGCCTACTTGCAGAGAAACGCTCGCCCGCGCCCGCCGACGGCCCCCATCTCGTCTTCAATACGCACCTCGACACGGTGACCCCGCACGTGCCCTTCGAGCGCGGCGCGGCCACCGACGACGAGCGCGGCGCGGACGGGGCCGAGACCGAGGTGATCCGCGGCCGGGGTGCCTGCGACGCGAAGGGGCCGCTGGCGGCGCTGCTGGCGGGCTTCCTCGCGGCCGACCCGGACGTCGGTCGGCTCACGCTGGCGCTCACGCCGGACGAGGAGGCGCTGTCGCTCGGCGCCGCCGAGCTGACCGGCCGGCTGCCCGACACGGCGGACCGACTCGACGCCGACCTCTTCCTCGTCGGCGAGCCGACCGGACTCGACGTCTGTACGGCGGCGAAAGGACGGTTTCAGGGAACGGTCGAACTGTCGGGGACCGCGGCACACGCGGCGGAGTTCGCGGGCGCGAACGCGGTTGCGGCCGCCGAGGGCGCGCTCGGCGCGATACGCGCGTTCGACGACGGCGCCGACGAGCACCCGCAACTCGGCCCCCCGAAGCTCACCCCGACCGTCATCGAGGGCGGCGGGGCGACGAACCAGGTGCCGGCCGGCTGCGCGATCACCGTCGACCGGCGGAGCGTCCCGCCGGAGTCGGCCGAGGGGTTCCGGTCGGCGCTCGCGGCCGCGGTCCGCGAGTCGACGCCCGCCGCGGTCGGCGTCGACGTCGCCCTGACGGACCGGGCGTCGCCGTTCTTCGAGGCGTTCTCGACCGACCCGGACCACGACCTCGTCGGCGCGGTCGCGGAGGCGGCCCGGACCGCCGGCCAGTCGGCCGGTCTCCCGGCGGACCGGGGCGCCGGCGTGCGTCCCTTCGGCGCGGCGACGGAGGCCTCGTACTTCGCGCCGACGCCGACGGTCGTGTTCGGCCCCGGCGACCTGGCGGACGACGCCGGCGCGGTCGCCCACGCCGAGCGGGAGTACGTCCGCGTCTCGGAGGTCGAAGCGGCCGCGGAGACGGTCTCGCGTGCGGTTTCGGCGCTGCTCGCCGCGGGGCGCTGA
- a CDS encoding SLC13 family permease, whose amino-acid sequence MSIVEASGAAVVFLLILAVLVAFVTEVVPNDVTAISVVAALVVLEPWTGVGARAAISGFANPATVTIMAMYMLSAGVQNTGVVERLGLYLADFTGGRDYRALVATVCTTGPIAGFVNNTPVVAVFIPMVTSLAEESRVSPSKLLLPLSYAAILGGTLTLIGTATNILASDLARLLIDGRDGIGMFEFTGLGAVLLVVGTAYLLTVGWRLTPARVPVDSDPVAEFDLDDYLTHLYVRPGSPAAGQSVEAFDDAHPDVRILQIRRDGGAYAGPHSDRIIETGDGVIVHGPLQAVTRFREAATLGRRPRETVTEETFESTATDGMLAKAVVTDQSPFVGETVAETGLHDYHETSVLALRRGGDLFRTEFGDRTLEAGDLLLVRTTPAAVRYFTDTGSLVVADERALDRLADADIDDIAPLSPKTPVAVGVLVGVVALAALDVLPIVIAALAGVVAMVVSGCLTTSDAYDAVSWNVIFLLAGVIPLGIALESTGGAALVSEFLVATDSVLPPVGVMFVLYAVAGVLASVITPVATVVLMIPVGVNAAAQLGANEFAFLLTVMFASATSFMTPVGYQTNLMVYGPGGYEFTDFLRVGGPLQLLLAVVATAGIAVIWGV is encoded by the coding sequence ATGTCAATCGTCGAGGCGTCAGGCGCTGCCGTCGTCTTCCTGCTCATCCTCGCCGTGTTGGTCGCGTTCGTCACCGAGGTGGTCCCCAACGACGTCACCGCGATCAGCGTCGTCGCCGCCCTCGTCGTGCTCGAACCGTGGACCGGCGTCGGCGCCAGGGCGGCCATCTCCGGGTTCGCGAACCCCGCGACGGTCACCATCATGGCGATGTACATGCTCAGCGCGGGCGTCCAGAACACGGGCGTCGTCGAGCGGCTCGGCCTGTACCTCGCCGATTTCACCGGCGGGCGCGACTACCGCGCGCTCGTCGCCACCGTCTGTACGACCGGCCCCATCGCGGGGTTCGTGAACAACACGCCCGTCGTCGCCGTCTTCATCCCCATGGTTACCAGCCTCGCCGAGGAGTCCCGCGTCAGCCCCTCGAAGCTCCTGCTCCCGCTCTCGTACGCCGCCATCCTCGGCGGGACGCTCACGCTCATCGGCACGGCGACGAACATCTTGGCCAGCGACCTTGCGCGCCTCCTCATCGACGGCCGGGACGGGATCGGGATGTTCGAGTTCACGGGGCTCGGCGCCGTGTTGCTGGTCGTCGGAACCGCGTACCTGCTGACCGTCGGCTGGCGGCTCACGCCGGCCCGCGTGCCCGTCGACAGCGACCCCGTCGCGGAGTTCGACCTCGACGACTACCTCACTCACCTGTACGTCAGACCGGGGTCGCCCGCGGCCGGCCAGTCGGTCGAGGCGTTCGACGACGCGCACCCGGACGTCCGCATCCTGCAGATCCGGCGCGACGGCGGGGCGTACGCCGGCCCGCACTCCGACCGGATCATCGAGACGGGCGACGGCGTGATCGTCCACGGCCCCCTCCAGGCCGTCACCCGGTTTCGCGAGGCGGCGACGCTCGGGCGGCGGCCTCGCGAGACCGTGACCGAGGAGACGTTCGAGTCGACGGCCACCGACGGGATGCTCGCGAAGGCGGTGGTCACAGACCAGTCGCCGTTCGTCGGCGAGACCGTCGCCGAGACCGGCCTCCACGACTACCACGAGACGAGCGTGCTCGCCCTCCGTCGGGGTGGCGACCTGTTCCGGACGGAGTTCGGCGACCGCACGCTCGAGGCGGGCGACCTGCTTTTGGTTCGGACGACGCCGGCGGCCGTCCGGTACTTCACGGACACCGGCAGTCTCGTCGTCGCCGACGAGCGCGCGCTCGACCGGCTGGCCGACGCCGACATCGACGACATCGCGCCGCTGTCGCCGAAGACGCCCGTCGCGGTCGGCGTCCTCGTCGGCGTAGTCGCGCTCGCCGCCCTCGACGTCCTCCCGATCGTGATCGCGGCGCTGGCCGGCGTCGTCGCGATGGTCGTCTCCGGCTGTTTGACGACGAGCGACGCCTACGACGCCGTCTCCTGGAACGTGATCTTCCTGCTGGCGGGGGTGATCCCCCTCGGGATCGCGTTGGAGTCGACGGGCGGGGCGGCCCTCGTCTCAGAGTTCCTCGTCGCGACGGACAGCGTCCTCCCGCCGGTTGGCGTCATGTTCGTCCTGTACGCGGTCGCGGGCGTCCTCGCGAGCGTCATCACGCCGGTCGCGACCGTCGTGTTGATGATCCCGGTCGGCGTCAACGCGGCTGCACAGCTCGGTGCGAACGAGTTCGCGTTCCTGTTGACGGTGATGTTCGCGTCGGCGACGTCGTTTATGACGCCGGTCGGCTACCAGACGAACCTCATGGTGTACGGCCCCGGCGGGTACGAGTTCACCGACTTCCTGCGCGTCGGCGGCCCGCTCCAGTTGCTCCTCGCCGTCGTCGCGACAGCGGGCATCGCCGTCATCTGGGGGGTTTAA
- the dapA gene encoding 4-hydroxy-tetrahydrodipicolinate synthase: MTDTTTTTPYTTDETDRETTDEPFEGVYPAMTTPFTDDDAVDHDQLAANARYLERAGVDGVVPVGSTGESATMTHDEHIDVIETVRDAVEDVPVIAGTGSNNTEEALSLSQRAADAGADGLLLISPYYNMPEPEGFLTHYRTIADAVDLPQIVYNVPSRTGQSIPVDVSVELASHPNIQGYKAASGDLNLISEVIERTRDEEFSVLSGDDGLTLPVLSIGGTGTISVVANVEPERSCAMVGAALSGDYDRARALHHELAPLIRELFAETNPIPVKEAMHLRDRGGPHVRPPLSRLSEERRESLRALLAEYENGTPEPAETERVSGGAE, translated from the coding sequence ATGACGGACACCACGACAACCACGCCGTACACGACCGACGAGACGGATCGAGAGACCACAGACGAGCCCTTCGAGGGCGTCTATCCCGCGATGACGACCCCCTTTACCGACGACGACGCGGTCGATCACGACCAGCTCGCCGCCAACGCCCGCTACCTCGAACGCGCCGGCGTCGACGGGGTCGTCCCCGTCGGCTCAACCGGCGAGTCGGCCACGATGACCCACGACGAACACATCGACGTGATCGAGACGGTCCGCGACGCCGTCGAAGACGTGCCGGTCATCGCGGGCACCGGCTCGAACAACACCGAGGAGGCGCTCTCGCTGTCCCAGCGCGCGGCCGACGCGGGCGCCGACGGGCTCCTCCTCATCTCCCCGTACTACAACATGCCGGAGCCGGAGGGTTTTTTGACCCACTACCGGACCATCGCCGACGCGGTCGACCTCCCGCAGATCGTCTACAACGTCCCCAGTCGGACGGGCCAGTCGATCCCCGTCGACGTGAGCGTCGAACTCGCGAGCCACCCGAACATTCAGGGGTACAAGGCCGCCTCCGGCGATCTGAACCTCATCAGCGAGGTGATAGAGCGCACGCGCGACGAGGAGTTCTCCGTGCTGTCCGGCGACGACGGGCTCACCCTCCCCGTCCTCTCTATCGGCGGCACCGGAACGATAAGCGTCGTCGCCAACGTCGAACCGGAGCGCTCCTGTGCGATGGTCGGCGCCGCGCTCTCGGGCGATTACGACCGCGCCCGCGCGCTCCACCACGAGCTGGCGCCGCTGATCCGCGAGCTGTTCGCCGAGACGAACCCGATTCCGGTCAAGGAGGCGATGCACCTCCGCGACCGCGGCGGCCCGCACGTGCGCCCGCCGCTCAGCCGACTCTCCGAGGAGCGCCGCGAGTCGCTCCGCGCCCTGCTGGCCGAGTACGAGAACGGCACGCCGGAGCCGGCCGAAACCGAACGCGTCTCCGGGGGCGCCGAATGA
- the dapF gene encoding diaminopimelate epimerase, with protein sequence MSTHAVPFEKYHGTGNDFLVVDAAAEAVGDRAAFARAHCDRDTGVDGADFLDDAERAGGTGRRGADGVLFLSIEERFDPTRVVMTLVQPDGSTATMCGNGARVVARWAHDRTGDREFMIDTQAGTRRASVNADATAATIEMGEPTFDPARVPLARDEPLIDESVAGLRVTAVNTGVPHAVAFVEGGRDDPAGIDSVDLDAVAPPVRNADVFPHGANVNLASVVDDGRGDGPAVIDQRTFERGVEGETRSCGTGAVAVVAVARRLGLIAGESAVSRPPGGDLEITVPDRGHATLTGAVAREYEGTLPVDPR encoded by the coding sequence GTGAGCACCCACGCCGTCCCGTTCGAGAAGTACCACGGGACGGGCAACGACTTCCTCGTCGTCGACGCGGCCGCCGAGGCCGTCGGCGACCGCGCGGCCTTCGCGCGCGCGCACTGCGATCGTGACACGGGCGTCGACGGCGCGGACTTCCTCGACGACGCGGAACGAGCGGGCGGAACCGGACGACGCGGCGCCGACGGCGTCCTCTTTTTAAGTATCGAGGAGCGGTTCGACCCGACTCGCGTCGTGATGACGCTCGTCCAGCCCGACGGCTCCACGGCGACGATGTGCGGCAACGGCGCGCGCGTGGTCGCTCGGTGGGCCCACGACCGGACCGGCGACCGCGAGTTCATGATCGACACGCAGGCCGGCACCCGGCGCGCCTCGGTGAACGCGGACGCGACCGCGGCCACCATCGAGATGGGCGAGCCGACGTTCGACCCGGCTCGCGTCCCCCTCGCACGCGACGAGCCGCTGATAGACGAGTCGGTCGCGGGGTTGAGGGTCACCGCGGTCAACACCGGGGTCCCGCACGCCGTCGCGTTCGTCGAGGGCGGCCGCGACGACCCCGCCGGCATCGATTCCGTCGACCTCGACGCGGTCGCGCCGCCGGTCCGCAACGCCGACGTCTTCCCCCACGGCGCCAACGTGAACCTCGCGAGCGTCGTCGACGACGGGCGCGGCGACGGGCCCGCCGTCATCGACCAGCGCACCTTCGAGCGCGGCGTCGAGGGCGAGACGCGCTCTTGTGGCACCGGCGCGGTCGCCGTCGTCGCGGTCGCGCGCCGCCTCGGCCTGATCGCCGGCGAGTCCGCGGTCAGTCGCCCGCCGGGCGGCGATCTCGAGATCACGGTGCCCGACCGCGGGCACGCGACCCTGACGGGCGCCGTCGCCCGCGAGTACGAGGGGACGCTCCCCGTCGACCCGCGATGA
- a CDS encoding TRC40/GET3/ArsA family transport-energizing ATPase, producing the protein MDDIDVEPVDRVEDAASDERADAAGAESDLPTETDVTTQLPVGVDAPEYVLYGGKGGVGKTTMAAATGLSSAAGGINTLVVSTDPAHSLSDTYETEIPAEPTRIREDVPLYAAEIDPDDAMEEGMFGADGDPLGGMGEMGDAMGGMMGGAGDADGPGEDEGGLGSLLGGTMPGADEAAAMRQLLEYLDDPRFDRVIVDTAPTGHTLRLLQLPEIMDSMIGRVMKLRNRFSGMMDGIKGMFGGDDDPDPSADLDELRDRIERLRNVLRDPAKTDFRVVTIPEEMSVAESERLVARLDEFGIPVNTLVVNRVMEGVGDVTEPADGEDAPRIDPDWIVEPNPDTCEFCARRWEVQQAALRRATDLFRGREVKRVPLLAKEVRGEDALRVVAACLR; encoded by the coding sequence ATGGACGATATCGACGTCGAGCCGGTCGATCGCGTCGAGGACGCAGCCAGCGACGAACGCGCCGACGCCGCGGGCGCCGAGTCGGACCTCCCGACCGAAACCGACGTGACCACGCAGCTCCCGGTGGGCGTCGACGCCCCCGAATACGTGCTCTACGGCGGGAAAGGCGGCGTCGGGAAGACGACGATGGCGGCCGCGACCGGGCTGTCCTCGGCGGCCGGCGGGATCAACACGCTCGTCGTCTCCACCGACCCGGCCCACTCCCTCTCTGACACCTACGAGACGGAGATTCCGGCGGAGCCGACGCGCATCCGCGAGGACGTCCCGCTGTACGCCGCCGAGATCGACCCCGACGACGCGATGGAGGAGGGGATGTTCGGCGCCGACGGCGACCCGCTCGGCGGTATGGGCGAGATGGGTGACGCGATGGGCGGGATGATGGGCGGCGCGGGCGACGCGGACGGCCCCGGTGAGGACGAGGGGGGCCTCGGCTCGCTGCTCGGCGGGACGATGCCCGGCGCGGACGAGGCGGCCGCGATGCGCCAGCTGCTGGAGTACTTAGACGACCCGCGCTTCGACCGGGTAATCGTCGACACCGCGCCGACGGGTCACACCCTCCGGCTGCTCCAGTTACCGGAGATCATGGACTCGATGATCGGTCGCGTGATGAAGCTCCGCAACCGCTTTTCGGGGATGATGGACGGGATCAAAGGGATGTTCGGCGGCGACGACGACCCCGACCCCTCGGCCGACTTAGACGAACTCCGCGACCGGATCGAGCGGCTCCGAAACGTGTTGCGCGACCCCGCGAAGACCGACTTCCGCGTGGTAACCATCCCCGAAGAGATGAGCGTCGCCGAGTCCGAACGCCTCGTCGCGCGCCTCGACGAGTTCGGGATTCCGGTGAACACCCTCGTCGTCAACCGCGTGATGGAGGGCGTCGGCGACGTGACCGAGCCGGCGGACGGCGAGGACGCGCCGCGGATCGACCCCGACTGGATCGTCGAGCCGAACCCGGACACCTGCGAGTTCTGCGCCCGGCGGTGGGAGGTCCAGCAGGCCGCGCTGCGCCGAGCGACCGACCTGTTCCGCGGCCGCGAGGTAAAGCGGGTGCCGCTGCTCGCGAAGGAGGTTCGCGGCGAGGACGCGCTGCGGGTCGTCGCCGCCTGCCTGCGTTAG
- the lysA gene encoding diaminopimelate decarboxylase, with protein sequence MSERDARDADADAPVTEPVRRVTDWDADRLRRLAADHDTPLYVQDLDRVRENCERLTDAFPDADVRYAVKAHTGRAVLEAVRAAGLDAECASAGELDRALAAGFDGERLHYTAVNPPARDLDYVVGVAAAEPDLTVTVGAVDTLDRLAERGYDGRVCVRVNPGVGAGHHEKVRTGGAAKFGIPYDRAAEAARTAAERFDVVGIHAHAGSGIDSDQLDSHRELVARMGELARELASPDGDAAPIDIEYVDVGGGFGVPYEPADSPLDLPAVAEATREAVAPLPADATLAIEPGRYVVADAGVLLTRVNTVKPAGDERVVGVDAGMTDLLRPAMYDAYHPIRNLGGDGSDAPAPDDRPATPVTVAGPICETGDVFCRNRALADPIRGDLLAVGIAGAYGYEMANQYNSRPRPAEIALDGDTSTVVRRRETLDDLTTVEREAGADRSARSGVDR encoded by the coding sequence ATGAGCGAACGCGACGCGCGGGACGCGGACGCGGACGCCCCGGTAACCGAGCCGGTCCGTCGCGTGACCGACTGGGACGCCGACCGACTGCGGCGCCTCGCCGCCGACCACGACACCCCCCTGTACGTCCAGGACCTCGATCGGGTCCGGGAGAACTGCGAGCGCCTGACCGACGCCTTCCCGGACGCGGACGTGCGGTACGCGGTGAAGGCACACACCGGCCGCGCCGTGTTGGAAGCGGTCCGGGCCGCCGGCCTCGACGCCGAGTGCGCCTCCGCCGGCGAACTCGACCGCGCGCTCGCGGCCGGATTCGACGGCGAACGACTCCACTACACCGCGGTCAACCCGCCCGCTCGCGACCTCGACTACGTCGTCGGCGTCGCCGCGGCCGAACCCGACCTCACCGTCACCGTCGGCGCCGTCGACACCCTCGACCGACTGGCCGAGCGCGGGTACGACGGCCGGGTCTGTGTCCGGGTGAACCCCGGCGTCGGCGCGGGCCACCACGAGAAGGTCCGGACCGGCGGCGCCGCGAAGTTCGGGATCCCCTACGACCGGGCCGCAGAGGCGGCGCGAACTGCGGCCGAGCGGTTCGACGTGGTCGGGATCCACGCCCATGCCGGCTCCGGGATCGACTCGGACCAACTGGACAGCCACCGCGAACTGGTCGCCCGGATGGGCGAGCTGGCACGCGAGCTGGCGTCGCCCGACGGTGATGCGGCACCCATCGATATCGAGTACGTCGACGTCGGCGGCGGGTTCGGCGTCCCCTACGAACCGGCCGACTCGCCGCTCGACCTGCCCGCCGTCGCCGAAGCGACGCGCGAGGCGGTCGCCCCGCTCCCGGCGGACGCGACCCTCGCGATCGAACCGGGCCGGTACGTCGTCGCCGACGCCGGCGTCCTCCTGACGCGCGTCAACACGGTGAAGCCGGCTGGCGACGAGCGCGTGGTCGGCGTCGACGCCGGGATGACCGACCTGTTGCGCCCGGCGATGTACGACGCGTACCACCCGATCCGCAACCTCGGCGGCGACGGTTCGGACGCACCCGCCCCGGACGACCGACCGGCAACCCCTGTCACCGTCGCCGGACCTATCTGTGAGACCGGAGATGTCTTCTGTAGGAACCGAGCGCTCGCCGACCCGATTCGGGGGGACCTCCTCGCGGTCGGGATCGCGGGCGCGTACGGATACGAGATGGCGAACCAATACAACTCGCGGCCGCGACCGGCGGAGATTGCACTCGACGGCGACACCTCGACGGTCGTCCGCCGCCGAGAGACACTCGACGACCTGACGACGGTCGAGCGGGAGGCGGGAGCCGACCGCTCCGCGCGCTCGGGGGTGGACCGGTGA
- the dapB gene encoding 4-hydroxy-tetrahydrodipicolinate reductase — protein sequence MSGEPLSLAVTGAGGRMGQEVIAAAADREGVAVAVAVNRTPTDPVAGVAVEDADRLDELIATAEPDVLVDFTGPESAVSYAETCADAGVPMVTGTTGFSEPQRDALTAASESIPVLKAPNFARGVAALRRAVRTAAAALPGYDVEVTETHHNAKRDAPSGTAASILDDVESVREDLDERVHGREGDAPREAGEIGVHARRAGDVTGEHEVLLAGNREVVELTHRAGDRGVFAEGALDAADWLADRDPGWYGFGDVLDADADA from the coding sequence ATGAGCGGCGAACCCCTCTCTCTCGCCGTCACGGGCGCCGGCGGCCGGATGGGGCAGGAAGTGATCGCGGCGGCCGCCGACCGCGAGGGGGTCGCGGTCGCGGTCGCGGTGAACCGCACGCCGACCGACCCGGTGGCGGGCGTCGCCGTCGAGGACGCCGACCGTCTCGACGAACTGATCGCGACCGCGGAGCCGGACGTGCTCGTCGACTTCACCGGCCCCGAATCGGCGGTCTCGTACGCCGAGACCTGCGCCGACGCGGGAGTGCCGATGGTCACGGGGACGACCGGCTTCTCCGAGCCGCAGCGCGACGCCCTCACCGCCGCGAGCGAGTCGATCCCGGTTCTTAAGGCGCCGAACTTCGCGCGCGGCGTCGCGGCGCTCCGACGCGCGGTCCGGACGGCCGCCGCCGCGCTCCCCGGCTACGACGTGGAAGTGACCGAGACGCACCACAACGCCAAGCGGGACGCCCCCTCGGGCACCGCGGCGTCGATCCTCGACGACGTGGAGTCCGTCCGCGAGGACCTCGACGAGCGCGTTCACGGTCGCGAGGGCGACGCGCCGCGCGAGGCGGGCGAAATCGGCGTCCACGCGCGGCGTGCGGGCGACGTGACCGGCGAACACGAGGTCCTCCTCGCGGGGAACCGCGAGGTCGTCGAACTGACGCACCGCGCCGGCGACCGGGGGGTGTTCGCCGAGGGCGCGCTCGACGCCGCCGACTGGCTCGCCGACCGCGACCCCGGCTGGTACGGGTTCGGCGACGTGCTGGACGCGGATGCGGACGCGTGA
- a CDS encoding HD domain-containing protein, protein MSDSTDDVEAETDSDRALDDAVDVDREVDPNPDADRHEFHPDGDHAFPDDRLRAVLDRIESDPEITAYLEAQNVNPVDRKGYNDHGAKHVEIVRDRALRLYDLLKAGGVEFNGARQQGLDEADESVIIALAATLHDIGHVVHRDDHPYYSIPLAADLLDDFLPSFYDVPERVRIKAEVLHAILCHHTEERPLTREAGVVRVADGLDMERGRSRVPYEEGGRGINTVSSQSIERVSLRQGEETPAQVVIRMNNAAGVYQVDSLLKAKIDGSLLQDQLRTVAINTHRDGDGSIVDRIEL, encoded by the coding sequence ATGAGCGACAGCACGGACGACGTGGAGGCTGAAACCGACAGCGACCGCGCGCTTGACGACGCCGTCGACGTCGACCGCGAAGTCGACCCCAACCCGGACGCCGACCGCCACGAGTTCCACCCGGACGGCGACCACGCGTTCCCCGACGACCGGCTCAGAGCGGTCCTCGACCGGATCGAGTCGGACCCGGAGATCACGGCGTACCTGGAGGCACAGAACGTCAACCCCGTCGACCGGAAGGGGTACAACGACCACGGCGCGAAACACGTCGAGATCGTCCGCGACCGGGCGCTCCGCCTCTACGATCTCTTAAAAGCCGGCGGCGTCGAGTTCAACGGCGCCCGCCAGCAGGGGCTCGACGAGGCCGACGAGTCGGTCATCATCGCGCTCGCGGCCACCCTCCACGACATCGGCCACGTCGTCCACCGTGACGACCACCCGTACTACTCGATTCCGCTCGCGGCCGACCTCCTCGACGACTTCCTGCCCTCGTTTTACGACGTTCCGGAGCGGGTCCGGATCAAAGCCGAGGTGTTACACGCCATCCTCTGTCACCACACCGAGGAGCGTCCGCTGACGCGCGAGGCGGGCGTCGTCCGGGTCGCCGACGGCCTCGACATGGAGCGCGGGCGCTCGCGGGTCCCCTACGAGGAGGGCGGTCGCGGCATCAACACCGTCTCCTCGCAGTCGATCGAGCGCGTCTCGCTGCGTCAAGGCGAGGAGACGCCGGCGCAGGTCGTGATCCGGATGAACAACGCGGCGGGGGTGTACCAGGTCGACTCCCTGCTCAAAGCGAAGATCGACGGGTCCCTGTTACAAGACCAACTCCGGACGGTCGCGATCAACACCCACCGGGACGGCGACGGGTCGATCGTCGACCGCATCGAGCTGTAA